The following proteins come from a genomic window of Deltaproteobacteria bacterium:
- a CDS encoding type II toxin-antitoxin system MqsR family toxin, giving the protein MASQGDVNKFLGNFKQIVTQRGIWVVQREKNVNTQIELGFNNVDVQKEILRLDCTHYVDGPKPDRDRQGDVWEFGKIIEHEEVYIKVKLTGGVHPVCISFHFAEEPIGYPFQVRKEVTK; this is encoded by the coding sequence TTGGCTTCCCAAGGCGACGTAAATAAGTTTCTGGGCAATTTCAAGCAGATAGTCACCCAGCGAGGAATATGGGTTGTTCAACGGGAAAAGAACGTCAACACGCAGATTGAGCTGGGATTTAACAACGTTGATGTTCAAAAAGAGATTTTGAGGCTTGATTGCACGCACTATGTGGATGGTCCAAAACCGGATAGGGACCGTCAAGGCGACGTTTGGGAATTTGGAAAAATCATTGAACATGAGGAAGTGTATATAAAAGTTAAGCTCACGGGAGGCGTACACCCCGTATGCATATCGTTTCACTTTGCTGAAGAACCAATAGGCTACCCATTTCAAGTAAGGAAGGAGGTGACAAAATGA